The following coding sequences lie in one Corynebacterium anserum genomic window:
- the rimP gene encoding ribosome maturation factor RimP, whose translation MAFPTPSQLEDILNPLVTQYGMQLEQLKITKAGSKSAVRVAVDGDERPDLDILEEVSKAVSAVFDAAEESGALNFGPGYTLELTTPGLDFPLTLERHWKRNVGRVVTLPQAGSARILHVDEAGVVLLTKKKKNKTVVAREFADVEGAVVEVEFNQVPQDEAQLIGLDRHAYESLIAAAEENK comes from the coding sequence ATGGCTTTTCCTACTCCTTCGCAGCTCGAAGATATCCTGAACCCACTGGTGACGCAGTATGGCATGCAGCTGGAACAACTGAAAATCACCAAGGCGGGTTCAAAATCTGCTGTACGCGTCGCCGTGGATGGAGATGAACGGCCGGATCTAGACATATTGGAGGAGGTCAGTAAGGCAGTATCAGCTGTGTTTGACGCCGCAGAGGAATCAGGCGCGCTGAACTTCGGTCCTGGTTATACGCTGGAACTGACGACCCCCGGGCTGGATTTCCCGCTGACACTTGAACGCCATTGGAAGCGCAATGTCGGGCGCGTGGTCACACTTCCACAAGCAGGTTCTGCACGGATACTTCACGTCGATGAGGCTGGCGTCGTATTGCTCACAAAAAAGAAGAAAAACAAGACGGTGGTTGCACGGGAATTCGCCGATGTTGAGGGCGCAGTGGTAGAAGTTGAATTCAACCAAGTACCACAGGACGAGGCTCAGCTTATCGGGCTGGATCGTCACGC